The genomic segment CGCCCCGCACGGCCTGAGCGTCCTCGGCGCCACCGTCCGGCTCGCGCGCCCGCCCGCCCGCGACGACCTCGGCCCGAGGACGCTTCCGGTGTACTGAGGGCGACGCTGGCTGTGTACTGAGGTCGACGCTCGCGGTGTACCGGCGACGGCGCGCGGACCGCGTACGGACGGCGCACGGCCCCACGCATTGATCCGTCCACGACAGAACAGAGACGGCAGAGCGGTCCCTCGCAGTCAGTGCGCCACCGTAGGATGGACGTCATGGCCAAGACCAGTACGACGACCCAGGGGCTGCGTGCGGCGATCGAGCGCAGCGGCTACTACCCGGCCCTCGTGGCCGAGGCGGTGGAGGCCGCTGTCGGCGGCGAGGCCATCAAGTCGTACCTGGTCCACCAGGAGACGACGTTCGACGCGAACGAGGTGCGGCGGCACGTCACCGTCCTCGTCCTCACGGGCAACCGCTTCATCGTGAGCCACACCGACGAACAGGCCGCGGACACCACCTCGCCGACCCCGTACGCCACGACGTCGACCGAGTCGGTGAAGATCGGCCGGATCTCGTCGGTCGTGCTCAGCCGGGTCGTCGCCAACCCGGAGTCGTACGCACCGGGCACCCTGCCCCGCGAGATCGTCCTGACCATCGGCTGGGGCGCCGTCTCCCGCATCGACCTGGAGCCCGCCGCCTGCGGAGACCCCAACTGCGAGGCGGACCACGGGTACACGGGCAGCTCGACGGCGGACGACCTCAGCCTGCGCGTCAGCGAGGCCGGGGACGGCCCGGAGACCGTGCGCCAGGCCCTCGCCTTCGCGCAGTCCCTCTCCGAGGCGACCGCGGACCCCGCCCGCTGATGGCGCTGCCCACCTGGGACCACCCGGAACCGCTCGCCGTCGGCTCCGCCCCCGTCCCCGAGTACGGCTCCGGCTCGCTCGCCGACCTCCTGCCCACCCTCGCGGCGGGCATGGGCGTCCCCGGTACGACCGCGTCGATACCGGAGCTGACCGCGGCCGACCGGGCCTGCGTGTTCCTGATCGACGGCCTGGGGTGGGAGCAGCTGAAGGCGCACCCGGACGAGGCGCCCTACATGACGGCGCTGCTGGCGTCCTCACGCGGCGGCACCGGCCGCCCCCTCACCGCGGGCTACCCCGCCACCACCGCGACCTCGCTCGCCTCCGTGGGCACGGGCCTGCCCCCGGGCGCGCACGGGCTGCCCGGTTACACGGTCCGCAACCCGGAGACCGAGGAGCTGATGAACCAGCTCCGCTGGCAGCCGTGGACGTCACCGAAGGTGTGGCAGCCGTACCCCACGATCTTCCAGCTTGCCGACGCGGCGGGTGTGCGCACCGCCCAGGTCACCTCCCCGGCCTTCCAGAACACCCCTCTCACCCAGGTCGCCCTGAGCGGCGGCACCTTCCACGGCCGCCTCTCCGGCGAGGACCGCATGGACCTGGCCGCCGAGCAACTGGCGGCCGGGGACCGTGCGTTGATCTACACGTACTACTCCGAGCTGGACGGCGCCGGGCACCGCTTCGGCGTGGACTCCGACGCCTGGCGCGGCCAGCTCATGCACGTCGACCGACTGGTCCAGCGCCTGGCGGAGCAACTCCCGCCGCGCACCGCGCTGTACGTCACCGCCGACCACGGCATGATCGACATCCCGTTCGACGAGCAGCACCGCATCGACTTCGACGAGGACTGGGAGTTGCGCGCCGGGGTCGCCCTGCTGGGCGGTGAGGGCCGCGCCCGCCATGTGTACGCGGTGCGGGGCGCCGAGTCGGATGTCCTGACCTGCTGGCGCGAGGTGCTCGGCGAGCAGTTCTGGATCGCCTCGCGCGACGAGGCGATCGCGGCGGGCTGGTTCGGACCGCACGTCGACGAACGCGTGTACGCCCGCCTCGGCGACGTGGTCGCGGCCGCGCGCGACGACGTCCTGATCATCGCCTCCGAGCGGGAGCCCAAGGAGTCGGCGATGGTTGGCAACCACGGCTCGATGACCCCCGTGGAACAGCTGGTCCCGCTCCTCGAAGTACGCTCCTGAAGCCCTGCCCGCCTGCCCGCCTGCCCGCCTGCCCGCCTGCCCGCCTGCCCACCCGGTCGTCCCTCCGGCCCCGCCGCCCCCTCGCCCTCCTCACCGAAAGGTGCTCAACTCACCATGCCCGAGCTGGTGTTCTTCTCCGGAACCATGGACTGCGGGAAGTCGACGCTGGCCCTCCAGATAGAGCACAACCGCTCGGCACGCGGGCTCCAGGGCATGATCTTCACGCGTGACGACCGCGCGGGCGAGGGCAAGTTGTCGTCGCGGCTGGGCCTGGTCACCGACGCCGTGGAGGTCGAGGACGGCCAGGACCTCTACGCGTACCTCGTCGACCACCTCTCCCAGGGCCGCCGCGCGGACTACGTGATCGCCGACGAGGCCCAGTTCCTCGCCCCCGGACAGATCGACCAACTCGCCCGCGTCGTGGACGACCTGGGCCTCGACGTCTACGCCTTCGGCATCACCACCGACTTCCGTTCCAAGCTCTTCCCCGGCTCCCAGCGCCTGGTCGAGCTGGCCGACCGCGTCGAGGTCCTGCAGGTGGAGGCCCTCTGCTGGTGCGGCGCCCGCGCCACCCACAACGCCCGCACGATAGGCGGCCAGATGGTCGTCGAGGGCGCCCAGGTCGTCGTCGGCGACGTCAACCAGCCCGACGACATCGGTTACGAGGTCCTCTGCCGCCGTCACCACAGCCGCCGTATGACGGCCGCGACGGCCCACGCGAGCGCCCTCTCCCCGGACGTCCTGCCGGTCGAGACGGTCTGACGGTCGAGACGGCCTGCCGGTCGAGACGGTCTGACGGGACGCCCGGCCCCGGCTCCCGGTTCACCCGACCGTGCGACCGGCGGGTTCAGCGTTCCGAGTGCACCACGGCGAACTTCGCGCCCTCCGGGTCGGCGAGGGTGGCCACCGGACCGTGCGGGGTGTCGTGGGTGGGGGTGAGGACGTGGCCGCCGAGTTCGATGACGCGGTTGGCGGCCTCGTCGGGGTCGGTCACCTCGAAGTAGGTCAGCCAGTGGGGCCCTCGGTCGCGGGGGAGGGCGCCGCCGACGCCGTGGATGCCGGCGACGGGGCGGCCCCCGACGCGGAGGGTGACGTAGTCGAGGTCGGGGGAGACGACCGGCTCCTCCTCGTAGCCGAAGGTCGTCTCGTAGAACTTGGCGACCAGCGAGCTGTCGACGGTGAGGAGTTCGTCCCAGGCGGGGGTGCCGGGGACGCCGGTGATGTCCGCGCCGAGGTGCTCCGCCGCCTGCCAGATGCCGAAGACGGCGCCCGCGGGATCGGAGGCGATAGCCAGGCGGCCCGCCTCGCCGGCGTCCAGCGGGCCGACACCGACGGTGCCTCCGCAGTGCCGCACGGTCTCCGCCGTCAGGTCCGCGTCGGCCGAGGCGAAGTACGGCGTCCAGGCGATGGGGAGATGGCGGTCGGGCGGCAGCTGGCCGATGCCCGCGACCTGGCGCCCGTCGAGCAGTGCCCGTACGTACGGGCCGAGTTGCTGGGGCCCGGGCTGGAACTCCCAGCCGAACAGCGCCCCGTAGAAGTCCTGGGTCGTCGCCATCCCGTGCACCATCAGGCTCACCCAGCAGGGTGTGCCCGGTGGATACGCCGCACCGTTCAGGCCGGTCGACCCCCGTGCCTCGGTCATCGTCACTCTCTCCTCGGCCCCTCGCTGCGGCCGTGTCCGTCCGCCCTCCGTAGGCGTGTACCGCGTCCACGCGCGATCACGCCCCGTGCCGATGCTCGCACCACCCGTAACGCCACGGGCCCGCGCCGCACCGCCGCGCGCCGCGTACGTGTGCGCGGGTGCCCGGCTCGCCGGTACCGGTCGCTTTCCGCGGCGCCGCCGTGCGGTGTCCATCGGTTGTACGGCTTGTGCCCGATCCCGTACGCCTCGTGATCGGCACCGCCCGGCGGGCAGAGTAGCCGGACCAGGACGACGCGGCCACCTCGTGCGCAAGGATGGGGCCATGAACGCCATCATCTCCGCCTCCGACCTCGCGAACGAGCTGGCGGGAGCCCAACCGCCGGTCCTGCTGGACGTCCGCTGGCAGTTGGGCGGCCCGAACCTGCGCCACGAGTACGAACAGGCGCACATCCCGGGGGCCGTCTTCGTCGACCTGGACGCCGAACTCGCCGGCCCGGCGGGCTCCGGCGGCCGCCACCCGCTGCCCGACCCGGAGGCCTTCGGTGCGGCGATGCGGGCGGCCGGGGTCTGCGCCGACCGTGCCGTCGTCGTGTACGACGGCGGACTCAACTGGGCCGCCGCGCGGGCGTGGTGGCTGCTCGGCTGGGCGGGCCACCCTTCGGTGCGGGTCCTGGACGGCGGTCTGGCGGCCTGGGAGGGCCCGTTGACGGCCGAGATCCCGGAGCCCGTGCCCGGCACCTTCGCACCTGTCCCCGGCGCGCTGCCGCTGCTCGACGCGGACGGTGCCGCCGCGCTGGCCCGCACCGGGCTGCTCCTGGACGCACGGGCCGCCGAGCGCTACCGCGGCGACGTGGAGCCCATCGACCCGGTCGGCGGTCACATCCCGGGCGCCGTGTCGGCCCCGACCACGGAGAACGTGGCCGAATCCGGCCGCTTCCGGTCCGCCGCCGAACTGGCCGACCGCTTCAAGGGACTCGGCGCGACCGCCGACTCCGAGGTCGGCGTCTACTGCGGCTCCGGTGTCTCCGGCGCCCACCAGGTGCTGGCGCTGGCCGTCGCGGGCGTTCCGGCGGCGCTGTACGTGGGCTCGTGGTCGGAGTGGTCCCGGGACGAGGACCGTCCGGTGGCCACCGGACCCGACCCCCAGTGACCCACCGCTGACGGCGTGCCGTGGGGCCCGTGCCTGAACGACGCGGGCCCCCCACACGTATGAATGACCGATCCTGCACCGACCAGCCGGCACCGACGAGCCCGATTCTCCGACGAGGAAGACGACGAGGACACAGACGAAGAAACGGATCTGCGTGAACGACCGGTCCAACTCCCCACCGCTGTGGGCCGCTACTCCTGCTTCTTGCGTCGCGTACCGAACACGATCTCGTCCCAGCTGGGCACCGCCGCGCGACGACCCGGCCGGACGCCGTCGGCCTCGGCCTGGCGGTCGGTGGCGCCGACGAGCCGGTCGCGGTGGCCGTTGACCGACCGAGGCATGAGGACGTCCGCGTACGCGGAACCGGCCGAGGCCGCAGGGGTCGCGGACTCCTCCTCCGCCACTTCCTCGACGGACTCCTCCTGCGGTTCGGCCGAGGGCAGGTCGGGCACGACCAGGTCGCCCCGGTAGCTGGGGACGGCCTCCAGGATGCTGGTGAGCGAGTCGCGCTCGCTCACCAACTCCTCGTCGCTCTCGGGCGGCGCGGGCAGGGCGGGACGTTCCGCCTGGCGGTCCAGGGGGCGGTCACGGGGCAGCCGCGCGATCCTCGGCACGAACGGGAAGCTCGGCTCGGGTGTCCCGAGGTCGTCGGACTCGCCGATCAGCGAACGCGCCTCGTCGTCGACGGCCTGGACGAGCCGCCGGGGCGGGTCGTACGTCCAGCTCGCCGAGTGCGGTTCGCCCGCGACGCAGTACACCAACAGGACTTCCCAGGTGCCGTCGTCGCGGCGCCACGAGTCCCACTGGACGGTGTCCTTCTCGGCGCCGCGCAGCAGCAGTCGCTCCTGTACGGCCTCGCCGAGCTGGGGTCCGGCGTTCTCGCCGGGGCGGCGCACCGGGGTCTTGCGGGCCCGCTCGGCCATGAAGGCACGCTCGGCCAGTACGGGGCCCTCGAACCGGCGTACCCGGTCGACGGGGATGCCGGCGAGCTGCGCGACCTCCTCGGCCGTGGCACCCGCGCGTATCCGCGCCTGGATGTCACGGGGGCGGAGATGGCTCTCCACCTCGATCTCGATCTGACCGAGGCGGGGTCGGTCGCCGCGCACGGCGGCACGCAGCCGTTCGTCGATCGGTAGCGTGTACTCCGTGGAATCGGCAGCCTTCAGCACCAGCCGTGTGCCGTCATTGGAGACGGCCACGACACGCAGTTCGGGCATGGGGACCTCCCGGGTGGTGCCTGCCGACGTCACGTGCGTCGCTGCTTCCGCTAGTCGAGTGTGGCCTGCCCGGGTGCAGCCTGCCACAACCTTGCCGAGTTGCCCGGCGTGTCGGGCGTGAGCCCGAGGTCGCCGTTATGGCACGGTTACCTGTTCGCAACGCTAAGTGACGAACCTCATCACCCTGTGCAACGATCCCCCTCCCGGCGGTCCTCGAAGGCCCCGGACACCCTGGCGGGAGTCCGGACCCAGGGCTCGCAACAGTACTCCATTCGGGCCACTTGCGTGGATCGGCACGCCGCTCAACTTCTCATGGGAGACGTCGATCCGCCGCCGGAACAGACCTTTTCGTGACCTCGGGAGGGACGTGCTTCACGCGATCACCAGAACCGCCCGGGAGGCTAGGCCCCGAGCACCCGGCGCAAGTAGTCGTTCTGGAACCGCCGTTCGGGGTCGAGCCGGTCACGCAGCGCGGTGAACTCCCCGAAGCGGGGGTAGACCTTGGCGAAGTAGTCCGTGTCCCGCGTGTGCACCTTGCCCCAGTGCGGCCGCCCCTCGTGCGCGGTGAAGATCCGCTCGGCGGCGGTGAAGTACGCCTGATAGGGCGTGCCCTTGAACATGTGCACGGCGATGTACGCGCTCTCGCGGCCGGAGGCGGTGGAGAGCGTGATGTCGTCGGCCGGCGCGGTGCGCACCTCGACGGGGAAGCTGACGCGCAGGTTCGAACGGTCGACCATCGCCTTGAGTTCACGCAGCGTGTCCGCCAGGGCCTCGCGCGGAACGGCGAACTCCATCTCCACGAAGCGCACTCGGCGCGGAGACGTGAAGACCTTGTAGGGGATGTCGGTGTAGGTCCGCGCGGACAGGGCGCGGCTGGAGATCTGCGCGATCGTCGGGATGGTGGCGGGGACCGCCTGGCCGACCCAGTTGGCCACCTGGAACACGCCGTTGGAGAGGAACTCGTCCTCGAACCAGCTGTTCAGCTGCGGTACGGGCTTCTCGGGACCAGCGCTGCGGTTGTTGCGCTTGGTGTTGGTGTTGCCGGTGTGCGGGAACCAGTAGAACTCGAAGTGCTCGTTCTCGGCGTGCAGTTCGTCGAACTCGGCCACCACCCTCTCGAACGACATCGGTTCCTCGCGCGCCGTGAGCAGGAAGATCGGCTCCACGGCGAAGGTGATCGCGGTGACGATGCCGAGGGCGCCGATGCCGACGCGGGCCGCCGCGAAGACGTCGGGGTTCTCGGTCGCGGAACAGGTGAGGATCGAGCCGTCGGCGGTGACCAGTTCGAGCCCCCGGATCTGGGCGGCGATCGAGGCCGAGTCGCGGCCGGTGCCGTGGGTGCCGGTGCTCGTCGCGCCGGAGACCGTCTGCTCCATGATGTCGCCCATGTTCGTGAGCGACAGCCCCTCACGCGCGAGAGCCATGTTGAGCCTCTTGAGCGGGGTGCCGGCGGCGACCGTGACCGTCATGGCCTCACGGTCGATCTTGCGTATGCCCGTCAACAGTTGAGGGCGGATCAACACGCCGTCGGTCGCGGCGGCGGCCGTGAAGGAGTGGCCCGTGCCGACCGCCTTCACCCGGAGGTCGTCCTCGGCGGCCTGCCGTACGGCAGCGGCGAGTTCCTCCACGGTGGCAGGGGTGACCTCCCGTACGGGCCGGGCGGTGACGTTCCCCGCCCAGTTACGCCACGTGCCGCTCTTCCCGATCACTGTGGTGCTCATGGGGCCCTCCCCGCCTTGGAGCCGGCCTGCGCAGCCGGCGGTACCCGAGAAAACCGACCGCGACCGCGACGGCTCCGGACGCCGCCGGAACCACGTACCCCGCCTCCGCCCCGGCAGCGTCGATCACCCAGCCGGACACGGAGGAGCCGAGCGCCACCCCGACCGCGAGCCCGGTGCCCACCCAGGTCATGCCCTCGGTCAGTTGCGTGCGTGGTACGTGCTCTTCGATCAAGGACATCGTCGTGATCATCGTGGGTGCGATGGACAGGCCCGCGACGAAGAGCGCCACGGCCAGAAACGGCAAGTTTCCGACCAGTAGGAGGGGGATCATACTCACGGCCATGCCGCACACGCCCAGCAGCCATCGACGTTCCGGCGCCCCGGCGAAGCGCAACAACCCGAAGACGATGCCCGCCGCGCACGAACCGGCCGCGTAGAGGGCCAGGACGACGCTCGCGGCGGCCTTGTGGCCCCGCTCCTCGGCGAAGGCCACGGTGACCACGTCGACGGCCCCGAAGATCGCCCCGGTCGCCACGAAGGTGGCCACCAGGACCTGCAGTCCGGCCGAGCGCAGCGCCGAACGGCCCTTGTCGTGCCGTTCGCGCGGATGCGGCGCCGGTTCGGTGGCGCGCTGGGCTGTCAGCCAGAAGACGCCGACGGCGAGGAAGCAGGCGGCGAGCAGCGGCCCGGCCTCCGGGAACCACGCCGTGGACAGCCCGATGGAGATGATCGGCCCGAAGATGAAGCAGACCTCGTCGACGACCGACTCGAAGGAGTACGCGGTGTGCAGCTGTGGGGTGTCCCGGTACAGGGCCGCCCAGCGCGCCCGGGTCATCGCCCCGAGGCTCGGTACGCAGCCGATGCCCGCCGAGCAGACGTACAGCACCCGGTCCGGCCAGCCGTAGTGCGCGGCGAACAACAGCCCCGCCGACGCGGCCAGGGCGACGAGGGTCGCCGGGCGCAGTACCCGTCGCTGCCCGTACTGGTCCACCAGGCGCGAGATCTGCGGGCCGAGCACGGCGGCGGAGAGCGCGATGGTTGCCGAGAGCGCGCCGGCCAGGCCGTACCGGCCGGTGAGCTGGGAGATCATCGTGACCACGCCGATGCCCATCATGGACAGCGGCATCCGGCCGAGGAAGCCCGCGGCGGTGAAGCCCTTGGTGCCGGGGGCGGCGAACAGGGCGGTGTAGGGGCTGGGCACGGGGTCTCCGGTCGGCCGGTAAACGGAGGAACGAGTTCCTCGTAAGGTGCGAACTCAGTCGATACAGCTTACGGCTGAGGTCACCCTTAGTCATCCTGGGGCGTGGGCCGGGATCCCGGCTGTCGGCGCCGGGTGGCAGGATCGGAGGCATGCCACACGCGCACGACGCCACCCCCTACGACGCCCTGCTCCTGCTCTCGTTCGGCGGCCCGGAGGGCCCGGACGACGTGGTCCCGTTCCTGGAGAACGTGACGCGGGGGCGCGGCATCCCCAAGGAACGCCTCAAGGAAGTCGGGCAGCACTACTTCCTGTTCGGCGGGGTCAGCCCCATCAACGACCAGAACCGCGCCCTGCTCGACGCCCTCCGCAAGGACTTCGCCGAGCACGGCCTGGACCTGCCGGTCTACTGGGGCAACCGCAACTGGGCGCCCTACCTGACCGACACCCTGCGCGAGATGGTCGCCGACGGCCGCCGCCGCATCCTGGTCCTCGCCACCAGCGCGTACGCCTCGTACTCGGGCTGCCGCCAGTACCGCGAGAACCTCGCCGCCTCGCTCGCCGCCCTGGAGGCCGAGGGCCTGGAGCCGCCGAGGGTCGACAAGATCCGGCACTACTTCAACCATCCGGGCTTCCTGGAGCCCATGATCGACGGCGTCCTGGAGTCCCTGGCCGACCTCTCCGAGGACGTCCGCGACGGCGCGCACCTCGCCTTCTGCACGCACTCCATCCCGATCGCCTCGGCGGACACCTCCGGCCCGGCCGAGGACCACGGGGACGGCGGCGCGTACGTCGCGGAGCACCTGGACGTCGCGAAGCTCATCGCCGACGCCGTGCGCGAGCGGACCGGTGTCGAGCACCCCTGGCAGCTCGTCTACCAGTCCCGCTCCGGTGCCCCGCACATCCCGTGGCTGGAGCCGGACATCTGCGACCACCTGGAGGAGCGGCACGCGGCCGGGGTCCCGGCCGTCGTGATGGCGCCCATCGGTTTCGTCTCGGACCACATGGAGGTCCTGTACGACCTCGACACCGAGGCCATGGCCAAGGGCGAGGAGCTGGGGCTGCCGGTCCGCCGCTCGGCCACCGTGGGCGCCGACCCCCGCTTCGCCGCCGCGATCCGCGACCTCGTCCTGGAGCGCGCCGCGACCGAGCTGGGCCGGGACGTCACCCCCTGCGCCCTCGGCGCGCTCGGCGCGAGCCACCACCTGTGCCCGGTCGGCTGCTGCCCGGCCCGCGCACCGCAGCCCGCCGCCGCGGGCGCCGACAGCCCGTACGCGTGAGGAGCACCGTGACCGACCAGTCAGAGCGTCCGGACGGCCTGAGGGCCGAACTGCTGGAGATCGCCCTGGACGCCGCCCACCGGGCGGGGGCCTTCCTGCGTGACGGACGGCCCGAGGATCTCGGTGTGGCCGCCACCAAGTCCAGCGCGGTCGACGTCGTCACCGAGATGGACATCGCCTCCGAGAAGCTGATCACCGGCCTGCTGGCCGAGCGCAGGCCGTACGACGGCGTGCTCGGCGAAGAGGGTGCCAGCGTCGAGGGCACCAGCGGCGTCCAGTGGGTGATCGACCCCATCGACGGCACCGTCAACTACCTGTACGGACTTCCGAGTTGGGCCGTGTCCATCGCGGCACGGGTGGACGGCGAGACCGTCGTCGGCGTGGTCCACGCCCCGGTGCGCGGCGAGACCTTCCGCGCCGTCCTCGGCGAGGGCGCGTACCTCAACGACCGCCCCGCGCGCGTGCGGCCCGCCCCCGCCCTGGAGCTGGCCCTCGTCGGCACCGGCTTCGGCTACCGCGCCGAGCGCCGGGCCAGGCAGGCCGACGTGCTGCGCGAGCTGATCCCCCACGTCCGGGACATCCGGCGCGGTGGCTCGGCCGCGATCGACCTGTGCGACGTGGCCGTGGGCCGCCTGGACGCGTACTACGAGCGCGGCCTGAACGCCTGGGACTACGCGGCGGGCGACCTCATCGCCCGGGAGGCGGGCGCCCTGACCGGTGGCCGCCCCTCAGAGCCCCTCTCACCCGACCTGACCATCGCGGCCCCACCCGTCCTCTTCGAGGCCCTCCAGAGCCGCCTGGACGAGCTGGGTGCCTGGCACGACTGACGGTCCTGGCGGACGGCGACGAACGCAACGGGACCCCGGCCTGGATCTGCCGGG from the Streptomyces sp. NBC_00310 genome contains:
- a CDS encoding DUF5998 family protein — translated: MAKTSTTTQGLRAAIERSGYYPALVAEAVEAAVGGEAIKSYLVHQETTFDANEVRRHVTVLVLTGNRFIVSHTDEQAADTTSPTPYATTSTESVKIGRISSVVLSRVVANPESYAPGTLPREIVLTIGWGAVSRIDLEPAACGDPNCEADHGYTGSSTADDLSLRVSEAGDGPETVRQALAFAQSLSEATADPAR
- a CDS encoding alkaline phosphatase family protein, whose amino-acid sequence is MALPTWDHPEPLAVGSAPVPEYGSGSLADLLPTLAAGMGVPGTTASIPELTAADRACVFLIDGLGWEQLKAHPDEAPYMTALLASSRGGTGRPLTAGYPATTATSLASVGTGLPPGAHGLPGYTVRNPETEELMNQLRWQPWTSPKVWQPYPTIFQLADAAGVRTAQVTSPAFQNTPLTQVALSGGTFHGRLSGEDRMDLAAEQLAAGDRALIYTYYSELDGAGHRFGVDSDAWRGQLMHVDRLVQRLAEQLPPRTALYVTADHGMIDIPFDEQHRIDFDEDWELRAGVALLGGEGRARHVYAVRGAESDVLTCWREVLGEQFWIASRDEAIAAGWFGPHVDERVYARLGDVVAAARDDVLIIASEREPKESAMVGNHGSMTPVEQLVPLLEVRS
- a CDS encoding thymidine kinase encodes the protein MPELVFFSGTMDCGKSTLALQIEHNRSARGLQGMIFTRDDRAGEGKLSSRLGLVTDAVEVEDGQDLYAYLVDHLSQGRRADYVIADEAQFLAPGQIDQLARVVDDLGLDVYAFGITTDFRSKLFPGSQRLVELADRVEVLQVEALCWCGARATHNARTIGGQMVVEGAQVVVGDVNQPDDIGYEVLCRRHHSRRMTAATAHASALSPDVLPVETV
- a CDS encoding VOC family protein; amino-acid sequence: MTEARGSTGLNGAAYPPGTPCWVSLMVHGMATTQDFYGALFGWEFQPGPQQLGPYVRALLDGRQVAGIGQLPPDRHLPIAWTPYFASADADLTAETVRHCGGTVGVGPLDAGEAGRLAIASDPAGAVFGIWQAAEHLGADITGVPGTPAWDELLTVDSSLVAKFYETTFGYEEEPVVSPDLDYVTLRVGGRPVAGIHGVGGALPRDRGPHWLTYFEVTDPDEAANRVIELGGHVLTPTHDTPHGPVATLADPEGAKFAVVHSER
- a CDS encoding sulfurtransferase; amino-acid sequence: MNAIISASDLANELAGAQPPVLLDVRWQLGGPNLRHEYEQAHIPGAVFVDLDAELAGPAGSGGRHPLPDPEAFGAAMRAAGVCADRAVVVYDGGLNWAAARAWWLLGWAGHPSVRVLDGGLAAWEGPLTAEIPEPVPGTFAPVPGALPLLDADGAAALARTGLLLDARAAERYRGDVEPIDPVGGHIPGAVSAPTTENVAESGRFRSAAELADRFKGLGATADSEVGVYCGSGVSGAHQVLALAVAGVPAALYVGSWSEWSRDEDRPVATGPDPQ
- the sepH gene encoding septation protein SepH, with the translated sequence MPELRVVAVSNDGTRLVLKAADSTEYTLPIDERLRAAVRGDRPRLGQIEIEVESHLRPRDIQARIRAGATAEEVAQLAGIPVDRVRRFEGPVLAERAFMAERARKTPVRRPGENAGPQLGEAVQERLLLRGAEKDTVQWDSWRRDDGTWEVLLVYCVAGEPHSASWTYDPPRRLVQAVDDEARSLIGESDDLGTPEPSFPFVPRIARLPRDRPLDRQAERPALPAPPESDEELVSERDSLTSILEAVPSYRGDLVVPDLPSAEPQEESVEEVAEEESATPAASAGSAYADVLMPRSVNGHRDRLVGATDRQAEADGVRPGRRAAVPSWDEIVFGTRRKKQE
- a CDS encoding D-arabinono-1,4-lactone oxidase; the encoded protein is MSTTVIGKSGTWRNWAGNVTARPVREVTPATVEELAAAVRQAAEDDLRVKAVGTGHSFTAAAATDGVLIRPQLLTGIRKIDREAMTVTVAAGTPLKRLNMALAREGLSLTNMGDIMEQTVSGATSTGTHGTGRDSASIAAQIRGLELVTADGSILTCSATENPDVFAAARVGIGALGIVTAITFAVEPIFLLTAREEPMSFERVVAEFDELHAENEHFEFYWFPHTGNTNTKRNNRSAGPEKPVPQLNSWFEDEFLSNGVFQVANWVGQAVPATIPTIAQISSRALSARTYTDIPYKVFTSPRRVRFVEMEFAVPREALADTLRELKAMVDRSNLRVSFPVEVRTAPADDITLSTASGRESAYIAVHMFKGTPYQAYFTAAERIFTAHEGRPHWGKVHTRDTDYFAKVYPRFGEFTALRDRLDPERRFQNDYLRRVLGA
- a CDS encoding MFS transporter; translated protein: MPSPYTALFAAPGTKGFTAAGFLGRMPLSMMGIGVVTMISQLTGRYGLAGALSATIALSAAVLGPQISRLVDQYGQRRVLRPATLVALAASAGLLFAAHYGWPDRVLYVCSAGIGCVPSLGAMTRARWAALYRDTPQLHTAYSFESVVDEVCFIFGPIISIGLSTAWFPEAGPLLAACFLAVGVFWLTAQRATEPAPHPRERHDKGRSALRSAGLQVLVATFVATGAIFGAVDVVTVAFAEERGHKAAASVVLALYAAGSCAAGIVFGLLRFAGAPERRWLLGVCGMAVSMIPLLLVGNLPFLAVALFVAGLSIAPTMITTMSLIEEHVPRTQLTEGMTWVGTGLAVGVALGSSVSGWVIDAAGAEAGYVVPAASGAVAVAVGFLGYRRLRRPAPRRGGPHEHHSDREERHVA
- a CDS encoding ferrochelatase translates to MPHAHDATPYDALLLLSFGGPEGPDDVVPFLENVTRGRGIPKERLKEVGQHYFLFGGVSPINDQNRALLDALRKDFAEHGLDLPVYWGNRNWAPYLTDTLREMVADGRRRILVLATSAYASYSGCRQYRENLAASLAALEAEGLEPPRVDKIRHYFNHPGFLEPMIDGVLESLADLSEDVRDGAHLAFCTHSIPIASADTSGPAEDHGDGGAYVAEHLDVAKLIADAVRERTGVEHPWQLVYQSRSGAPHIPWLEPDICDHLEERHAAGVPAVVMAPIGFVSDHMEVLYDLDTEAMAKGEELGLPVRRSATVGADPRFAAAIRDLVLERAATELGRDVTPCALGALGASHHLCPVGCCPARAPQPAAAGADSPYA
- a CDS encoding inositol monophosphatase family protein, translated to MTDQSERPDGLRAELLEIALDAAHRAGAFLRDGRPEDLGVAATKSSAVDVVTEMDIASEKLITGLLAERRPYDGVLGEEGASVEGTSGVQWVIDPIDGTVNYLYGLPSWAVSIAARVDGETVVGVVHAPVRGETFRAVLGEGAYLNDRPARVRPAPALELALVGTGFGYRAERRARQADVLRELIPHVRDIRRGGSAAIDLCDVAVGRLDAYYERGLNAWDYAAGDLIAREAGALTGGRPSEPLSPDLTIAAPPVLFEALQSRLDELGAWHD